From Phaeocystidibacter marisrubri, the proteins below share one genomic window:
- a CDS encoding DUF4293 domain-containing protein, whose amino-acid sequence MIQRIQSVYLLLSAIVMSAGIFLSPLFMVNGEAIVLSSSGFYVALAGGAAGISLANIFAYRNRRSQVVLNRLNIIASFVLSGFIVVDFINQPEGAIVEVGLGMMMPLINVILLVLANRGIMKDEMLVKAADRLR is encoded by the coding sequence ATGATTCAAAGAATTCAATCCGTATATCTTCTTCTTTCTGCGATAGTTATGTCGGCAGGAATCTTCCTATCTCCACTTTTTATGGTGAACGGAGAAGCCATCGTTCTATCGTCTTCAGGCTTTTATGTGGCCCTTGCTGGTGGTGCAGCGGGTATTTCTCTAGCGAATATTTTCGCGTATAGAAATCGCAGATCACAAGTGGTTCTCAACCGTTTGAACATCATTGCATCCTTTGTATTGAGTGGATTTATTGTGGTTGATTTCATCAATCAGCCAGAAGGAGCCATTGTAGAAGTGGGCTTGGGTATGATGATGCCACTGATCAACGTGATATTACTCGTTTTAGCCAATCGCGGTATCATGAAGGACGAGATGTTGGTAAAGGCAGCTGATCGATTGAGATAA
- a CDS encoding metallophosphoesterase family protein → MKRILLLSDTHSHIDDRIMNFVEAADEVWHAGDIGDLSVTDRIAEKVTLRAVYGNIDNHKARAEYPLVNCFVVEGLKVFITHIGGYPGRYAPGVKDQLAKEKPGLFISGHSHILKVKFDKDLNLIHMNPGAAGIHGFHSMRTMLRFEVHKGKVENLEVIELGKRGSIK, encoded by the coding sequence GTGAAACGCATTCTTCTTTTATCCGATACACATAGTCACATAGATGACCGAATCATGAATTTCGTAGAAGCAGCTGATGAAGTTTGGCATGCGGGCGACATTGGCGATTTAAGCGTGACCGATCGCATCGCCGAAAAAGTGACGTTACGCGCTGTGTATGGCAATATTGACAATCACAAGGCTCGCGCAGAATACCCACTGGTGAATTGCTTTGTGGTAGAGGGACTAAAAGTGTTCATCACCCATATTGGAGGCTATCCAGGAAGATATGCTCCTGGGGTTAAGGACCAGCTCGCAAAAGAAAAACCCGGACTCTTTATATCCGGGCATTCTCATATTCTAAAAGTTAAATTCGACAAAGACCTCAATTTGATTCATATGAATCCGGGCGCAGCAGGAATTCATGGTTTTCACAGTATGCGGACCATGCTTCGCTTTGAAGTGCATAAAGGCAAGGTGGAAAACCTCGAAGTAATTGAACTTGGCAAACGCGGCTCAATAAAGTAA
- the truA gene encoding tRNA pseudouridine(38-40) synthase TruA, translating to MSETTNKPTAHRYFVELSYDGTAFHGWQVQPNARSVQGELIDAFSTFFREEVYVVGAGRTDTGVHASHMVAHFELHNPIESPEDAVYKLNRFLSEEIALQEIYEVKVEAHARFSATERAYEYVLSRVKNPFATKYAWQFQRELNFAQMNQAASLLLEHNDFACFCKADSDVNTTLCDVRTAHWERDGDTWIFHIAADRFLRNMVRAIVGTLVEVGEGKHTIEEFKSILESGSRSKAGTSAPAGGLFLSKVSYPSDIRTTHT from the coding sequence ATGTCCGAAACTACAAACAAACCAACAGCTCATCGTTACTTTGTTGAGCTTTCCTATGATGGAACTGCATTTCACGGCTGGCAGGTGCAGCCCAATGCGCGTTCTGTGCAGGGAGAATTGATCGATGCATTCTCTACCTTTTTCCGGGAAGAGGTCTATGTGGTAGGAGCTGGTCGAACCGATACCGGCGTTCACGCTTCACACATGGTGGCGCACTTTGAATTGCACAACCCCATTGAATCTCCAGAAGATGCGGTTTACAAGTTGAATCGCTTTTTGTCGGAAGAAATCGCCCTGCAAGAAATCTACGAGGTGAAGGTGGAAGCGCATGCTCGTTTCAGTGCGACAGAAAGAGCCTATGAATACGTGCTCTCTCGCGTGAAGAATCCCTTTGCTACCAAGTATGCATGGCAGTTTCAACGTGAATTAAATTTCGCGCAGATGAACCAAGCTGCTTCCTTGTTGTTGGAGCATAATGACTTTGCCTGTTTCTGCAAGGCTGATTCCGATGTAAATACGACGCTTTGTGATGTGCGAACTGCACATTGGGAAAGAGATGGAGATACATGGATCTTTCACATTGCGGCCGATCGCTTCTTGCGCAATATGGTTCGAGCGATTGTGGGTACATTGGTTGAAGTAGGAGAAGGCAAACACACTATTGAGGAATTTAAATCGATATTGGAATCGGGAAGTCGGTCAAAAGCAGGAACTTCGGCACCAGCTGGGGGATTATTTTTGTCTAAAGTGAGTTACCCATCTGATATTCGGACTACACATACGTAA
- a CDS encoding ABC transporter ATP-binding protein: MASNVSGKAFDRSLLKRMLRYIAPYKGVFWGAFAITILLGSLGTARPILTQRAIDNYILKGDAPGLLNITLLILGVLLVESIFQFLFTYAANYLGQSIIRDIRLQLYKKITHFKLSFFDKTPIGTLVTRAVSDIETIASIFAEGILVIFGDLFKIVVMVGAMFWFFDFKLVVISLSVVPILFIATRWFQKAIKKTFSDVRNEVAALNAFVQEHLSGMNIVQMFNREKAEMDKFKVINNRHRKANIRSIWYFSIFLPLIEILSAISIGLAMGYGGYAAINSFDSQTLQMFFYEVMGWSTAEMEQQITIGTLLAFVMFINALYRPLRQLADRFNTLQMGMVASDRVLKLLDNNDAVEPEGSAQLTEASGKIEFSDVHFAYVESEPVLRGVSFDVNPGETLAIVGATGAGKSTIISLLMGFYPYQSGSVKLDGIEITDLSLGELRKQFALVLQDVFLFSDSIFNNISLKADIPKEEIVKAAEQIGVDEFVKELPEGYDYNVKERGQMLSAGQRQLLAFLRAYVTNPPILILDEATSSIDSHTEQLIQRATDVITEGRTSIIIAHRLATIQKADKILVMDKGQVVESGTHETLLAENGYYTKLYEMQFKEREAI, encoded by the coding sequence ATGGCATCAAACGTAAGCGGTAAAGCTTTCGATAGATCTCTGTTGAAGAGAATGCTTCGCTACATCGCTCCCTATAAGGGGGTGTTTTGGGGGGCATTTGCAATTACCATTTTGCTCGGGTCGCTGGGAACCGCTCGCCCTATTCTTACCCAGCGAGCAATCGACAATTATATTCTAAAAGGGGATGCGCCGGGATTGCTCAACATCACCTTGCTCATTCTCGGGGTGCTTCTCGTGGAATCCATCTTTCAGTTCCTGTTTACCTATGCAGCAAACTACTTAGGGCAGAGTATTATTCGGGATATTCGACTCCAGCTTTATAAGAAGATCACTCATTTTAAACTGAGCTTTTTTGATAAAACGCCCATCGGAACTTTGGTTACACGTGCGGTAAGCGATATCGAAACCATTGCCAGTATTTTCGCCGAAGGTATATTGGTGATTTTCGGCGATCTCTTCAAGATCGTGGTGATGGTTGGCGCCATGTTCTGGTTTTTCGATTTCAAATTGGTGGTTATTTCCCTGTCGGTGGTTCCCATTCTCTTTATCGCTACACGCTGGTTCCAGAAGGCCATTAAAAAGACTTTCTCGGATGTCAGAAATGAAGTAGCTGCTTTGAATGCCTTCGTACAGGAGCATCTTTCGGGGATGAACATCGTGCAGATGTTTAACCGGGAAAAGGCGGAGATGGATAAGTTCAAGGTGATTAACAATCGACACCGAAAGGCGAATATTCGTTCCATCTGGTATTTCTCCATTTTTCTTCCTCTTATTGAAATCTTGTCGGCCATCAGTATTGGTTTGGCTATGGGGTATGGAGGATATGCGGCGATTAACAGTTTCGACTCTCAAACCCTCCAAATGTTCTTCTATGAAGTTATGGGATGGAGTACAGCGGAGATGGAACAGCAGATTACCATTGGTACGTTGCTCGCTTTTGTAATGTTCATCAATGCTTTGTATCGCCCATTGCGTCAGCTTGCCGACCGATTCAATACGCTTCAAATGGGCATGGTGGCCAGTGATCGTGTATTGAAATTGCTAGATAACAACGATGCGGTAGAACCCGAAGGAAGTGCTCAACTTACTGAAGCTTCTGGTAAGATTGAATTCAGTGATGTTCACTTTGCTTATGTTGAGTCAGAGCCCGTTTTACGCGGTGTAAGCTTCGATGTAAATCCCGGTGAAACGCTAGCGATTGTGGGGGCCACGGGTGCAGGAAAGAGTACCATCATTAGTCTTTTGATGGGATTCTACCCCTATCAAAGCGGCAGTGTTAAGTTGGATGGAATTGAGATTACCGACCTTTCACTGGGAGAATTGCGGAAGCAGTTTGCACTGGTACTGCAGGATGTTTTCCTTTTCAGTGATTCGATCTTCAATAACATTTCCCTCAAAGCCGATATTCCGAAAGAGGAGATTGTAAAGGCGGCCGAGCAAATTGGGGTGGATGAATTCGTGAAGGAATTGCCAGAAGGTTACGATTACAATGTGAAGGAGCGAGGACAAATGCTTTCTGCAGGACAACGTCAGCTTCTCGCATTCTTGCGAGCCTATGTAACAAATCCTCCCATTTTGATCTTGGATGAAGCGACAAGTAGCATTGACAGTCATACCGAGCAGCTCATTCAACGCGCAACCGATGTAATTACAGAAGGTAGGACTTCTATTATTATTGCACACCGATTGGCTACCATTCAAAAAGCCGATAAGATCTTGGTAATGGATAAAGGCCAAGTGGTAGAATCGGGTACGCACGAGACTCTTTTAGCGGAGAATGGCTATTACACCAAGCTTTACGAGATGCAGTTTAAGGAACGCGAAGCCATTTAA
- a CDS encoding winged helix-turn-helix domain-containing protein: MLPDLDPLLHTQLRLQIVTLLAGVEEGDFNWLLENTGATRGNLSVQINKLKAAEYIEVKKGYKDNYPHTLCVITKKGRAAFEAYVAAISKYIQHKNK; encoded by the coding sequence ATGCTGCCTGATTTAGACCCCTTATTACACACACAACTGCGCTTGCAGATTGTAACGCTATTGGCAGGAGTAGAGGAAGGTGACTTCAACTGGCTGTTGGAGAATACGGGAGCTACTCGAGGCAATTTGAGCGTACAGATCAACAAGCTTAAGGCTGCGGAATACATTGAGGTTAAGAAGGGGTACAAAGACAATTACCCTCATACCTTGTGTGTGATAACTAAAAAGGGAAGAGCAGCTTTTGAAGCCTATGTAGCGGCCATTTCAAAATACATTCAACACAAAAACAAATGA
- a CDS encoding Arc family DNA binding domain-containing protein: protein MAKKKAFALRLDPDVHAALEKWAADEFRSANGQIEYLLHKALKESGRLPKSES, encoded by the coding sequence ATGGCTAAGAAAAAAGCATTTGCACTCCGACTAGATCCCGATGTCCACGCCGCATTAGAGAAATGGGCAGCGGATGAATTTCGCAGTGCGAATGGACAAATAGAATACCTGCTTCACAAAGCACTTAAGGAATCAGGCCGATTGCCGAAATCAGAATCATAA
- a CDS encoding SPFH domain-containing protein yields MEKHKKANTGVGWLMVVLELVLIGFVVFSIVNKILAGLFLIPVIIFILPGFLVLNPNESSVLTFFGAYKGTIKANGLFWVNPFMSKKKISLRARNLDSDPIKVNDALGNPIMIGVVLVWRVKDTFKARFEVDNFIEFVFVQTDAAIRKLATSYPYDNFDDEEAEICLRSDIEEVNEMLEKELTERLDMAGIEVIEARISHLAYASEIAGAMLQRQQATAIVAARRRIVEGAVGMVELALDELGQKEIVNLDDERKAAMVSNLMVVLCSDKSASPVVNTGSLY; encoded by the coding sequence ATGGAAAAACACAAAAAGGCGAATACGGGAGTAGGCTGGTTAATGGTCGTCCTAGAGCTGGTACTCATTGGCTTCGTTGTATTTTCAATAGTGAATAAAATTCTCGCCGGACTCTTTCTGATTCCTGTAATCATCTTCATACTACCCGGCTTTCTGGTTCTGAATCCCAATGAATCATCAGTTTTAACCTTCTTTGGTGCATATAAGGGGACCATCAAAGCGAATGGTTTGTTTTGGGTGAATCCTTTCATGAGTAAAAAGAAGATCTCATTGAGAGCGCGTAACCTCGACAGTGATCCTATCAAAGTGAATGACGCCCTGGGCAATCCTATTATGATTGGAGTTGTCTTGGTTTGGAGGGTAAAGGACACCTTTAAGGCTCGATTTGAAGTTGACAATTTCATCGAGTTCGTATTTGTTCAAACCGATGCAGCCATTAGAAAACTTGCCACTTCTTATCCGTACGATAACTTTGATGATGAAGAAGCTGAGATCTGTTTGAGAAGCGACATTGAAGAAGTAAATGAAATGTTGGAGAAAGAGCTCACCGAACGTTTAGACATGGCCGGTATTGAAGTGATTGAGGCGAGAATCTCTCACCTCGCTTATGCTTCCGAAATTGCTGGAGCCATGTTGCAGCGTCAACAGGCCACCGCAATTGTCGCTGCTCGTCGTCGTATTGTTGAGGGTGCCGTGGGTATGGTAGAATTGGCATTGGATGAGTTGGGACAGAAAGAAATTGTCAATTTGGACGATGAACGCAAAGCCGCCATGGTGAGTAATCTCATGGTCGTGTTATGTTCTGATAAATCGGCCTCTCCTGTTGTAAACACTGGATCCTTGTACTGA
- a CDS encoding YceI family protein, whose product MKTARFFTIAALATSLVACNDAAESEAATGAAQEVKEVAEAVTYPVSAQSGHVAWIGFKTNVDWSHNGTIQVKDGEFKVKDGELVGGNFTIDMKTIRPLDLEEGTENYTNLVGHLESPDFFETSAYPTATFEITNVSKVQGGAASHEVQGNLTMKDTTNNITFPANIQVTDGVVSFKTPEFSINRTKWNVMFRSSGIEGVMKDDLIDDYIKLSVDLTAQK is encoded by the coding sequence ATGAAAACAGCACGTTTCTTCACCATCGCTGCATTGGCAACTTCACTTGTTGCATGTAACGACGCGGCTGAGTCGGAAGCTGCCACTGGTGCAGCACAGGAAGTTAAAGAAGTAGCAGAAGCGGTAACATACCCAGTATCTGCTCAGAGCGGTCACGTTGCGTGGATCGGCTTCAAAACCAACGTAGATTGGAGCCACAACGGAACTATCCAAGTTAAAGACGGTGAGTTCAAAGTAAAAGACGGTGAGCTTGTAGGTGGTAACTTCACTATCGACATGAAGACGATTCGTCCATTGGACCTTGAAGAAGGTACAGAGAACTACACCAACCTTGTAGGTCACTTGGAATCTCCAGACTTCTTTGAAACTTCTGCTTACCCAACCGCTACTTTTGAAATCACAAATGTTTCTAAGGTTCAAGGTGGTGCAGCTTCACACGAGGTTCAAGGTAACCTTACTATGAAAGACACTACAAACAACATTACTTTCCCAGCTAACATTCAAGTTACTGACGGTGTTGTTTCTTTCAAAACTCCAGAATTCTCAATCAACCGTACGAAGTGGAATGTAATGTTCCGTTCTTCTGGTATTGAAGGAGTAATGAAAGATGACTTGATCGACGATTACATCAAATTGTCTGTTGATCTCACTGCTCAAAAGTGA
- a CDS encoding TIGR01777 family oxidoreductase: MKKVLISGGSGTIGTELTKQLIERGIEVRWLSRSASTSYPGVKVFEWDPMRHDIDTEALKDVDTVFHLAGANVAMRWNAENKKTIVNSRVESTLTFIRAWEEGAHKPNTFISSSAVGYYPSNFTKTMHEDDQPGNGFLNDVVVQWENAVKQVEKYGIRTVRLRIGVVLSEDGGALGKMLPIYKMGLGSPLGSGKQWMPWIHLEDVARIFLHAATHDNMSGAYNTAAPNPVQNAEFSKALANALGKPHFMPAVPTFALKLAMGSMAQIALDSNRVSTNKLAQTGFEWKWNELEPALKDTL; the protein is encoded by the coding sequence ATGAAGAAAGTACTGATATCAGGCGGCTCCGGAACAATAGGCACGGAACTTACAAAGCAACTTATCGAGAGGGGAATTGAAGTTAGATGGTTGAGCAGAAGTGCTTCCACCTCCTATCCCGGCGTTAAGGTCTTTGAATGGGATCCCATGCGCCATGATATCGATACAGAGGCCTTAAAAGATGTGGATACGGTCTTCCATCTTGCCGGCGCCAATGTGGCTATGCGATGGAATGCAGAGAATAAAAAGACCATTGTGAACAGTCGCGTTGAAAGCACACTCACCTTTATACGCGCTTGGGAAGAAGGCGCACACAAGCCCAACACCTTTATCAGTTCTAGCGCGGTGGGTTATTATCCGTCCAACTTCACTAAAACCATGCACGAAGACGATCAACCGGGCAATGGTTTTTTGAATGATGTAGTGGTTCAGTGGGAGAATGCAGTGAAGCAAGTGGAGAAGTATGGTATTCGTACCGTCCGACTCAGAATTGGAGTAGTTTTATCCGAGGACGGTGGTGCTTTGGGCAAAATGCTTCCCATCTACAAAATGGGACTTGGCTCTCCCCTGGGTTCTGGCAAGCAGTGGATGCCATGGATTCATTTAGAAGATGTAGCCCGTATTTTTCTACATGCAGCTACACACGATAATATGAGCGGCGCCTACAATACAGCTGCTCCAAATCCTGTCCAAAACGCCGAGTTTAGCAAGGCCCTCGCGAATGCACTAGGCAAGCCTCACTTTATGCCTGCCGTTCCCACTTTCGCCCTCAAACTAGCCATGGGTAGTATGGCTCAAATTGCACTAGATAGCAATAGGGTGTCTACCAATAAACTCGCTCAAACGGGTTTTGAGTGGAAGTGGAATGAACTAGAACCTGCTTTAAAGGATACTCTATAA
- a CDS encoding branched-chain amino acid aminotransferase, whose product MKITTVTKSKIDQIDFDNLPFGKYFTDHMLVCHHENGAWSEPEILPYGELKSTYALHALHYGQAAFEGMKAYRNQSGEVQLFRPEKNWERLNRSAERLYMPEVPREVFLDGLNKLIELDAAWVPQDEVKSLYIRPFLFSSSEFIAARPSERYTFAIICSPVGPYYAGAVKVKIEDTYTRAASGGIGYTKAAGNYGGAFYPTAKAIQEGYNQVIWTDHANHELIEESGTMNIMLRIGDKMITPPLTDRILAGITRDSILTLLRDWGADVEERPITVTEVIAAARNGELMEAFGMGTAAVVSVIEQIGFKNERFDIPTPTDGMASKIRAGLNDIRLGRVEDRFNWMTKVK is encoded by the coding sequence ATGAAAATTACGACTGTAACCAAATCGAAGATCGATCAGATCGATTTCGACAACCTTCCGTTTGGAAAATACTTTACGGATCACATGCTGGTTTGTCATCATGAGAATGGAGCTTGGAGCGAGCCTGAAATTCTCCCTTATGGTGAATTGAAATCGACCTATGCTCTACACGCCCTCCATTATGGTCAGGCTGCATTTGAAGGAATGAAGGCTTACCGAAACCAAAGTGGTGAAGTTCAATTGTTCCGTCCTGAAAAGAACTGGGAACGCTTGAATCGTTCTGCTGAACGCTTGTACATGCCTGAAGTTCCAAGAGAAGTTTTTTTAGATGGCCTAAACAAGCTTATCGAACTCGATGCAGCATGGGTACCTCAAGATGAAGTGAAATCACTTTACATCCGCCCGTTCTTGTTCTCAAGTAGTGAGTTTATTGCCGCTCGCCCTAGTGAACGATACACTTTTGCTATAATCTGTTCTCCTGTTGGCCCTTATTATGCAGGTGCCGTAAAGGTGAAGATTGAAGATACATACACCCGTGCCGCAAGCGGAGGAATTGGATACACAAAAGCAGCTGGTAACTACGGTGGCGCATTCTATCCAACTGCCAAAGCCATTCAAGAGGGATATAATCAAGTGATCTGGACCGATCACGCGAACCACGAACTCATTGAAGAGAGCGGCACTATGAACATCATGTTGCGCATTGGCGACAAGATGATCACTCCTCCATTAACCGATCGCATTCTTGCAGGAATCACACGCGACTCCATCCTCACCCTTCTTCGCGACTGGGGTGCAGATGTAGAAGAACGTCCAATCACCGTTACCGAAGTGATTGCAGCCGCTAGAAATGGTGAGCTCATGGAGGCTTTTGGTATGGGAACCGCAGCTGTGGTAAGTGTTATCGAACAAATCGGATTTAAAAACGAACGCTTCGATATTCCTACGCCAACCGATGGTATGGCTTCTAAAATTAGAGCCGGACTCAACGACATACGATTAGGTCGAGTTGAAGATCGCTTCAACTGGATGACCAAAGTGAAGTAA
- a CDS encoding DUF4920 domain-containing protein, whose amino-acid sequence MKKYWMFVPAIMGLVACNSGGAEEANADNAETTSTEVAQSEDAMSTGELMYFGDTVTFENAVSTEEMMAVLNENDSAQLKVKGEISAVCTKKGCWMSMPLPQGGDMHVSYNYEFLLPTGGIEGKEVVVEGQVKKVVHSVEYLRHLAEDAGKSPEEIQAIVEPKTKVSFLATGVTIKS is encoded by the coding sequence ATGAAGAAATACTGGATGTTTGTCCCTGCCATTATGGGACTAGTGGCTTGCAATTCTGGAGGAGCAGAAGAAGCGAATGCAGATAATGCAGAAACTACATCAACTGAAGTTGCTCAAAGTGAGGACGCTATGTCGACAGGCGAGCTGATGTACTTTGGTGATACGGTAACTTTTGAGAATGCAGTTAGCACGGAAGAAATGATGGCTGTTCTCAATGAGAACGATTCTGCGCAGCTGAAGGTGAAAGGCGAAATTTCTGCGGTTTGTACAAAGAAGGGATGTTGGATGAGCATGCCATTGCCACAAGGAGGCGATATGCACGTTTCTTACAACTACGAGTTTCTACTTCCAACTGGAGGAATTGAAGGTAAAGAAGTAGTGGTTGAAGGGCAGGTGAAAAAAGTAGTTCACTCGGTGGAGTACTTGCGTCACTTGGCTGAAGATGCAGGCAAGTCACCTGAAGAAATTCAAGCGATCGTTGAGCCTAAAACCAAAGTTAGCTTCCTAGCTACAGGAGTAACTATTAAGTCATAA
- the mnmD gene encoding tRNA (5-methylaminomethyl-2-thiouridine)(34)-methyltransferase MnmD: MKRELKVTSDGSKTLYMENWDECYHSVHGALNESMHVFIKNGLNEVEADSLHILEFGFGTGLNALLTLSERGGRSIQYTALEKYPLSEEEWNAVAYGRTSEERVAFASIHLADWNAPVEIESGFVLKKVETGFEEVEFEPNSVDLIYYDAFAPSAQPELWTTELFTKCFQTLKPGGFLVTYCAKGQVKRNMKEVGFEVMALPGPPMKREMTKATKPSNV, encoded by the coding sequence ATGAAGCGTGAATTAAAAGTCACATCTGACGGTTCCAAAACTCTCTACATGGAGAATTGGGACGAATGTTATCACAGCGTGCATGGTGCTCTTAATGAGTCCATGCACGTTTTCATTAAGAACGGTCTGAATGAAGTTGAAGCGGATTCACTTCACATTTTGGAGTTTGGTTTTGGAACAGGATTGAACGCCTTACTAACGCTCTCTGAACGAGGTGGAAGGTCGATTCAATACACGGCTTTGGAGAAGTATCCGCTCAGTGAGGAGGAATGGAATGCCGTTGCTTACGGCAGAACATCAGAAGAAAGGGTTGCATTTGCTTCCATTCATCTGGCTGATTGGAACGCACCAGTTGAAATTGAATCAGGCTTCGTTCTAAAGAAGGTGGAAACAGGGTTCGAAGAGGTGGAATTCGAACCGAATTCTGTAGATCTAATTTATTATGATGCTTTTGCGCCTAGTGCACAGCCAGAATTGTGGACCACGGAACTCTTTACAAAGTGTTTTCAGACTCTAAAGCCCGGGGGCTTCTTAGTGACCTATTGCGCGAAAGGTCAGGTGAAGCGAAATATGAAAGAGGTTGGATTTGAGGTAATGGCCTTGCCTGGACCACCCATGAAACGCGAAATGACCAAAGCCACAAAACCTTCAAATGTCTAG
- a CDS encoding NUDIX domain-containing protein: protein MSSTKYTLRVYGFLVKDDKVLISSEHFKGKHLFKFPGGGMEEGEGTKDALIREFDEELGLAVEVSQHVYTTDFYLNSFFDPAYQVMSIYYRVEAKESLSFETHPKGEIPKPGDSESFQWWEISDLNSEMFTFPTEAKAFEAFRTLFNY from the coding sequence ATGTCTAGTACAAAATATACTCTTCGCGTGTACGGTTTTTTAGTCAAAGACGATAAAGTCTTGATCAGTTCAGAGCATTTTAAAGGAAAGCACCTCTTTAAATTTCCTGGAGGCGGAATGGAAGAGGGGGAAGGAACGAAGGATGCCTTGATTCGAGAATTTGACGAAGAGTTGGGATTAGCGGTTGAGGTTTCACAACATGTGTATACCACTGATTTTTACCTGAACTCTTTTTTCGATCCTGCGTATCAAGTGATGTCTATCTACTATCGAGTAGAAGCAAAAGAATCTCTCAGTTTTGAAACTCACCCCAAAGGAGAGATTCCAAAACCTGGAGATTCTGAATCTTTTCAATGGTGGGAAATCTCAGACTTGAACAGCGAGATGTTTACCTTCCCAACCGAAGCGAAGGCCTTTGAAGCCTTTCGTACTCTCTTTAACTATTGA
- a CDS encoding ABC transporter ATPase has product MNVGLEKLPNHSRIWIYQAPRPLTVEEREVIAAELENFVSDWKAHGKELFAGYALLHRRFIILAVDESVQPATGCSIDDSVAVIRKIQDQINLDLMDRMQIAFRSENNLVVSTDMSSFKTMAVEGEIDEETMVFNNLVSNLGEFRTKWEVPAKDSWHSKYFAKVNS; this is encoded by the coding sequence ATGAATGTTGGTTTAGAAAAGCTACCGAACCATTCACGTATTTGGATCTATCAGGCGCCTCGCCCTCTCACTGTTGAAGAGCGAGAAGTGATCGCCGCTGAATTAGAGAACTTTGTCTCCGATTGGAAAGCTCACGGCAAGGAATTGTTTGCCGGTTATGCACTCCTCCATCGCAGATTTATTATACTGGCAGTAGATGAATCGGTTCAACCGGCCACTGGTTGTAGCATTGATGACAGTGTAGCCGTTATTCGCAAGATTCAAGATCAAATCAACCTAGATTTGATGGACAGAATGCAGATTGCATTCCGCAGCGAGAACAACTTGGTGGTGAGCACCGATATGTCTTCATTCAAAACAATGGCCGTAGAAGGCGAAATTGATGAAGAGACCATGGTGTTCAACAACCTTGTATCGAACCTCGGTGAGTTTAGAACAAAGTGGGAAGTGCCTGCCAAGGACTCATGGCACAGCAAGTACTTTGCTAAAGTCAATAGTTAA